One Aptenodytes patagonicus chromosome 7, bAptPat1.pri.cur, whole genome shotgun sequence genomic window, GGCTGGCGCACTGGCTGTTGCAAGTAGAGGACTTTGGAGGAGATGATAGTGTATACTTAAATCCTAAATAATTAGAGTGCTTGGGTGCCATCTCGCAAAACCATGATTACCCAGCAGCTCGGAGGAGCACAGGGTAATGCAGCCTGCTCCTTGTGGGCATGGCTTCAGGAGGCTTTAAAGACAGAATACCCCTCACCTGCTGACTGGGACGATGAAACAGCATTGTGGAAAAGTGTATCATCTGAGGCTCGTCAGTATTTACGGGAACTAGCCACAGGGCCAGGCATGTATTCATGTAACTTGTTAGGTCCTGGTATGGAACTTTTTGCACCCAGCATGAACAGCCCCATATTAGAGGGTGCCCCATTTGCCTTGTAAGGACCAGTAATTTCCTTGCTaggggctgctgcaggaaaaaaacagtgggGGAGGTTATTCTATCACTAAGACAGCTTGCAATTATCAGACTGAAAAAGAAGAGACGGAGCCTGAAGCATTTCAAATGGAGCAGCTCACGTTTGCATGAGAACATCTTGCTGCACTGTTTGATAAGGGCAAGGCCGTGCAGGTGGCGTAATCACTAGCAccgagtgggagctgcctgccgGCTCTGCTTTTAGGAAGAGTTGGCCGAGTTTTTCCTGTGGCCAagggatctgtgcagcacagcacaggcctgaaGGCCACGCTGTGGCTGTGCAGTGTGGCACAGCACAAGCACACAGGATGGTGACCATCACCAAATTTGCCTGTGAGTAATGAGAGTACTTCCCACAGTAGGGCAGGCTTCTTTAAAACACTGTGTAAACACACAGATGATTTACAGACTGCCAGAAAGTTCACTAGCTTCCTGAAGTTACCTAGGGTGTAGCAATATGGCTGgcgaaaggaaaaaataaaaaattaagcacTTCCCTTCTCTAGCCCCTCAGCCATGCAGAATCGCTCCTAGAGCAGATACCCATTTTAATGAGAACATTTGATTTCTCTACCCACACCAAAGCCCTTCTGCCCCCAGATGAGATACTGTGATCTGGACTGCTGATTCACACCTAGCAGGTGTAAGGCGAGAACAAGACAGAACACTTTCTAAACAAATGtatgtttattttgttaaaaaataaagagttaCACTTGCACCAGAGGCTTCTTTGTGGTCAGAATGCCCTTCTCAAACAGGAGTGTGGCTAGAGAAATCTTGTCCTCCAAGGTTTCACATGGAAGGGTATCCACACTGACGTGGTTTGGATAGGAAGACAGGAGAAATTCGATACTGTCTGTGTACTCGGGATCTATCTCAAGGAACTTGGGTTCTTCCTTGTGATACACTCTTGAGTTTTCTGTCGTGTAATACAGCATCACACCTGCTTCTTCATTACACAATCTAATGATGCCATGGCGGAGGAGACGTACTTGTGTGTCTTTTGTTATCAGTATATCAACATCACAGGGCCCTCCATCTTGCCACCGGGCCGGGAAGCCGTACATGCTCTGCGCCTTTTCACTTTGTGTAAGCACTGGGGGGAGACAGTCATGAAGAAACGACTTGGCTCTCTGATCCACGGCAGCGTCAATGGGTGCATAGTCAACAAGTTTCTTTATCAGGCTCTGCACCTTCCCCATAAAGGCTGTTCGGCGAGCGTCGACTGCGTCCGAGTTGGTGACCCCCATGTACCCCAGGTAGTCCATGGGAAGCCCTCGCCGATACTCCACGTCCTCCTCCAGGGCCATCTGCAGAGCAGCCGGCAGGAGCTTCTCCAGGAAGTCCCCCCAGGAGTTCCTCTGGTAGGAGGACACCGTGATGTGGAGCGAGTGCGCGTCAGGAAGACAGTCACCCTGGTGGATAAAGCCTCGGGGGAAGTACAGCAGGTCCCCGGCCTCCAGCACCGTCTCCAGCATGGGCTCGCCGAGCTCAGCCTGTGTGAGGTTTGCGCTGGAGAACTGGGGCAGCACCTCTGCATCTGTCCGGGGGCTGTAGACGCGCCAGTGCTTCttcccctccagctgcagcacgAAGGCCTCGATGTCATCATAGTGGGGGGCAAAGCCCTGCGTCCCAGGTGGCGTCAGGTATGTGTTGGCCCCCGCCATGCTGCCGAAGTGCTCCTGCAGGATGGAGAGGAAGTGCCAGACGGTGGGGGAGAAGGCCTGGGGGCTGAGGAGCCGCAGGGAGCAGCCGTTCTGGTAGAAGTCCCAGACGACGGCGGGCAGGGCCCGGCCGGACGGGTTGTGCGTCTCCCGCACCCCCTCGGCGTAGCTGGTCACGTCCAGGTGAGTCCCGAAGTGCACCTCGCCGCCTCGCAGGGCGGCGTCGAAGTCGGCCGTGGAGAAGAGCCCCGCGTAGTAGCCGGGGTCGCCCCGCCGCACCAGCAGCGGCGCCCGCTCCCAGTGCCGCCCCAGGAACTCCCCCGGCGCCACCGGCGCCACCAGCCACCGGAACAGCTCGGCCGCCCGCTGCCGGCTGTCCTCCACCCGCCCCAGCCGCCGCAGCAGCCCCACCacgccgccgccctcccccggcGGCTGCGGGCCGCCCGGGCTCGCCGCGGGGCCGCCCTGCCGCTTCGCTTCGGGGCTGCAGGCAGGCGCCTTGGTCCGCTCCACGCGGCTGGGGGGGGCGGCAGCGatcggcggcggcggggcctccGACTCCGGGCCGCCGcttcccgccccgccgcgcctcgGCCGCGCCTTGGCCCGCTTGCTGCCCGCGGGTAGCGGcgtcccgcggcggcggcgctccagccgcccggcccccgccgcccggcggtACACCGAGAGCGCCGagagccgccccagccgccgccgctgctgctcctccgcgccgcccgccgccatggctgcccgcgccgccccgccccgccgggctcgcTTCCGCCGGGGCCTTCGCGCGTGGGTGCAGCCGGGAGCGTCCCGGGCCCGGGATGTCAGGGGAGATGGACCCCGCGTGGACAGGCCGCACGTCGGCCCGCGGAAGGAAGTTTTAAATGTGTGCTTGTGATGCTGTATAAAACAGAATGTCTTACGTTTTTTCAAGACCACTTAAAATACACCGGGCTTAtttccttccccccgccccgaaaAAGGAAAGGTGAGGCGATTCCACTAGGAACTAACTAATGTAGATATATCTGTTCCCTGGCGGGAAAGCTTTGTTCTGTAAGTACATTCTAAGCACGCGCAGAAAAGATTTTTTCCGAAGGCATACCATAAGGATATGCTTTTGGACAGCGTGCAATTACTTTGCAGCCTAATGAGGCGAGATGAGGTAAGACCTATTCCATAAGGCTCTGTTGCGCAAGGAATAGAAATCCAAGTTGGATGGAGCCTAGTTCTGGTGTgccatccctcctcccctttcttgTGCTTCTAATGGAGATGCCAGGTGAGAGGCTATGTCCTCTCAAAGGATCCCAAAACCCAGCAGGCTGTCATGTcatgtagtgggtttttttttgccaaatccATTAACTGCCTAATAACCTGGGCAGACCTAtgttctctctccatctctctcagcctgAAGCTTCCCAGAAGGACAGTGTTGGTGGCACTGCAGGTACCCGGGCAGCCTGAGGGCTGCTCTGCGCTTCCAGAGGCTGCAGCTTCAGCACAGAAAGCTTTGCTGGAGGGTAGAGGACAGACCAGCAAGACTCAGCTCGTGGCAAATGTGAAAAACTGTAGGGGTTTGTATTGTCAGACTGTGTTGATGCTTTTCTGATCAAGAACAAGCTTCAGTACAAGAGATTCACTATGCAGTTCTTCTGTGAGAAAAATCTTTGACGGACTCCGATAATTCAAGGGAGTGGATTTTGCATGAGAATTTCATCTCCAGAGGCTGCTGTGAGTCTAAAGCATTTAACTGGAGCAATTACCCAGGTGTGCCCAGGCACCCTCTGGTTCACAAGGGTGTTATTAGCCTCTCACAGATATGAATATCAGCTTCACACAGTATGTTAAACAAGCAGCTACCattcacaaggcatgtgcagatCTGTTGTGTGGGCCACTTAACGTATCAGACCTAGGATACAAAGCTGAAAGCCAAATTTTGACCTCTTTGAACTTTACCATTGCCAGGGTCTCAACCCAGATCTACATTTCAATTTTGCCAGAATTCAGGAGCAGAAATCATTAGTTAGGCCTAATGAGGATGAGTTCAGCTGTTAAGTCTTAATTCTAGAACAGGTGCAGACATCTTAAAGGTTTAAGAATTGTTGGATTGCCTTAAAAAAACCGCACAAATCAGCCTCACATCCCATCACTGTGCTGTAAGTGGCCAAGACCAATTTTGTACATATGCAgtaacaattattttcattttcatagaatcatagaatagtttgggttggaagggacctctaaaggtcatctagtccaacccctctgctgtgggcagggacatcttcaactaaatcaggttgctcagagccccgtccaacctgaccttgaatgtttccagggatggggcatccaccacctctctgggcaacctgtgccagtgtttcaccaccctcagtgtaaaaaatttcttccttatatctagcctaaatctacccccctttagtttaaagccattcccccttgtcctgtcgcaacaggccctgctaaaaagtttgccgccatcttttttataagccccctttaagtactgataggctgcaagaaggcctccccgaagccttctcttctctaggctgaacaaccccaactctctcagcctttcctcataggagaggtgttccatccccctgatcatttttgtgacccccctctggacctgctccaacaggtccgtgtctttcttgtgctgagggctccagagctggacgcagtactccaggtggggtctcaccagagcagagtagaggggcagaatcatctccctcaacctgctggccacgcttcttttgatgcagcccaggatacgactggccttctgggctgcgagcgcacattgctggctcatgtccagcttttcatccaccagtacccccaagtccttctcagcagggctgctctcaaccccttcatactccagcctgtattgaaaccagggttgccccgacccaggtgcaggaccttgcacttggccttgttaaacctcatgaggttcacacgggcccactttttgagcttgtccaggtccctctggatggcatcccgtccctctggcgtgtcaaccgcaccactcagcttggtgtcatctgcaaacttgctgagggcgcactcgatcccactgtctatggcattgatgaagatactgaacagtaccagtcccaatatggatgCCTGCGGGaggccacttgtcaccaacctccatctggacattgagctgttgaccactaccctctggatgcgaccatctaaccaattcctcacccgccggacagtccacccatcaaatccatacctctccagtttagagagaaggatgttgtgggggaccgtgtcaaaggccttacagaggtccagatagacaacatgtGTAggccttcccgtgtccactgatgtagtcgctccatcatagaaggccactaggttggtcaggcaggacttgcccttggtgaagccatgctggctgtctcgaatcacctccctgtcctccatgtgccttagcatagcttccaggaggatctgctccatgatcttcccaggcacagaggtgagactgactggcctgtagttccccgggtcttccttttttccctttttaaaaatgggggttatgtttccccttttccagtcagtgggaacttcaccggactgctgcgacttctcaagtacgatggatagtggcttagcaacttcatccgccagttccctcaggacccacagatggatctcatcgggtcccatggacttgtgcaccttcaagtgcctcagatggtcttgaacctgatgttctcccacagtgggcggctcttcattctcccagtccccgcctttgccttctgtggcttgagcagtgaggctcgggcacttgccggtgaagacggaggcaaaaaagtcattgagtacctccgccttctccgtgtcccgtgtaaccaggtctcccgttttgttccggagagggcccacgttttcccttgtcttccttttatccctgatgtacctatagaatcttttcttgttgcccttgacatccctggccagatttaattctatcagggctttagctttcctaacctgatccctggctagGTGGAGGTGTTTTGCTGATAGGGTTCTGCTGGCACAGCCTTCGCAGCCAAAGCTGTgggaaaagcaacagcagcagaaaattgTCCTGTTTGTGCCATGATGGTTTTCGGTAAAGGAGCCGAATTTTAGATGTGCGTAGGCAACACTTTTGCCTCCAGTTTAATGTCTTGAACATTTTCGGCTTTGCCAGCAGGTGGCAGAGGCCGATCAGCGCTCTGCACCCCTGCGGTGGGAAACACGCGTGGAAGGGGATATTGCATTTTCCTGGCAAGATGACTGGCGTGGATGGGGTTGAAAACGAGAGGGAAGTGCAAGCAGCCTGTGCGTGCATGTGTAGactggaagagaagggaagggtgaACTCTCTTTTTCAATCCATTCTTTGTTTTCCCAAGGTTAAGCCCTGCTTACCAGAATAATCTTATCAGCTGAAACTGTTTCAACAGAACTGGGCCCTTAACAAAACCGAGATGCAGGCACTTTGAAATATGGTAGGAGTTAGGCTGTTGTATGCTTTAATTATTCATAAGCATGGCTAAATAGGCTTGGGGGGGGAAAGGCCTTTGAAAAATCTGGGTGTCTGGGTTGTTATTTGTGTTACTGTTTAGTTTATTCGAGTGCAACCGATTCTTCTCAGAAGAAGCTGGGTGCTGTATACAGAGCCTGACCTGAATTACACCAGAATATCTGTAATGACTGCAGCAAAGCTATTCTGGATGTTTATCAGTACGGCGGGTTCAAAGTCTCAGTCGAGGGCTCTGATCTTCGTATGGATGCCACTTTCTACCGCAAGAGACAGATGATTgacattggatttttttttttgatgtgtaACAAAGTCTCAGAGTGAAGGACACGGTAGAAAATAATGGTGGTGAAATCTCTAtaacaataaaatgtttcttttgacaATTTAGCCTTTCTAATAGTAAATGCTTTCAAGATTAAAGAATGTTGCTATTTTTCTGTGTGACACAAGAAAGGGGTTTGACCTAAGGCAAAAAGAGAGAGCTTCAGTATCACTTACAGAGTACTCAGATGGTTGTCTAGGGATAGCCACAAGGTCTACATGCTGTTTTCATTCATTGTCCAATATTTCAAGGGAATTTGTCGTAAAGAAAGAACAGTGTCACATACAgctctttaaataaacaaaaggaaagtaGCACAGATCTCTGAATGATTAGGtggtccccagctgctgctcacaTAGACAGAGTAGCAACTGGAGGCTCAATTAAATTTCTTAATTACTCAGATTTTATGAGCATATAAGATGCATTGCCAAGAGCCACACTCGTTTTATTTAAGAGGACATAAAAAATGTGGCGAGTTCAACTTATTAAAGAGCCACAAGTGACTTCAGAATAAATAAGTAAACGGCACCTGAAAGAGATGTAGGGTTAATTTGATATTTTAACCTTATGCCATTCCCTGTTCAAATAATGGAAATCTTGAGTTTAAAGAGCAGTTTGGagaaggcctgatcctgcaaagctACGAGCAATCTTCACTAATGAGTGGAAAGGGCAAAATCCTTTGCAATTCTCTGCGTATTGGATACTCGGCTGCTCACCACCATGCAAACTGCCCAGTACTTTCTCTGTGTTCCCAGCAAACCATTAATGTAAACCAATCACTTTTAGAAAGTTGAACTCAGTTTAATCCTTTTTCTCATTATTACTTTGCTGGCAACCTTCCTTTTGCACTGTCAGTTTTGTTCTCATGCCAAAAGCAATACCCAGtaaggaaaaagaacatttcaagCCTTCAATAACGGGTTTCCTTAGCTAGAGCCCTGACAATCTTTCTCATACAGCCTAGTGACATCCAGTATGTCATCACTGGAAGGACACTGGGCTGGATTGTGAAGCCCGCTCCTTGTTGTGAAAGCTATAAAGTTCACTGCCAGATAACAAGACTAAAAGCTAATTCAGGAACTGTTTCTCAAGAGCTGTCCTCTGGCCTCCCTCATCAGAGTGAATGCACTCACTCACTGAAGCATCTCTTGGCAGAGATTTTGGCCTCTCTCCAGCTGTTTCTCTCTTCTCAGGGATTTTCTTATTCAGTGACTGGTTGTGGTCTTTAATCCTGGTTATCTTGTACACAGAGCCCCactgagaggagaaaagaagCCTTCCCTGCCATGGAACagtcaaattaaaacaaatttataaaaataataatgacaaggTCCAGTCCTCCCTACgaatttttggttttggaggGATTTGGAAGCACAGACATTTGCTCTTGTCCCGTGTGACACTAAAATACATACTTTGTAAGTTAAAGCCGAATTTACATAACGTATTTGAGTAGGACCCTCCACTGAGCTTACTCACCCTGTTGATGGGGCATATGTACTTTGTaagcattttgaaataattttatgagGGTTTTTGTGCTCTTAATAGACGCCACCTAGCATTTGGTAGCATTGAGCAGATACCATCTGCAGTGACTCTGTAGGCAGTGACTAAACACAAAGCTGCAGACTCCAAGACTCCAGTCTTGTTGCTTTTCAGCGGAAGAAGTAAATGGCCATGAGGGGAAAATCCCTATcctaaaatgaaagcaaagagaatCTGAATGAAGTATTTGCCCCGTAGGATTAATCACATCTAGACAATCGAGATAGAAGGTATAGTCAAGCTGTTCCTGCATGCATCACGTATCTTGTGCTAGAGAATATTCTTTTGATACGCACAGGCCACGGCTCTTGACAAGCTGTTTGGGTGATGCTTTTCCATGGAAGAAAGATTTTGAAGGATTCTTGCTATTCACATCCTTTCTGTATTAATGATGGCAACTGCATAGCTTTgctcattaaatatatttatgccCACTATTTCCAAATGAACATATAGTCGTGCTAACGTATAGCAGCACCATTCAACATCTGCTTCGTCTGTAAGTTTCTCCTTTTCAGAAGCCTTGCAAAAGACTTTAccttttatttcctgtaaaagctGCCAATACCGAAGTTTTTCTGAAGTACTCTGAAATTGCTCGCTCACCTCTGACGCAGCACTAGCAAGATGGAAATCGTGCAAACAGGATGTCTTGGTTTAGCAACCATATTGTTCAGGTCTGCTCAGAGCATGACAGGAGAAAGCCCACATAGTACTTGTGTGTTTGCTTCCTGTAGTAGATTTGTGTTGCTACTAGACAATATGGCACCTTCCAGAAGTATTTTTGACCATTGTCAGTGCTCATCCACACACACAAGCTCCCACTGTTTTACCTGTATTGTCGAAAAGATGGAATTCCTCTTGGGTGAGCACAGTTATAGCAGCATAAAAATGCTTATGTTGTAGTATTTATACTGGTATGGCTTGTTCCTAGAAGGGATAATATTACGGTGTGATTAGAGAAGGGAGATTTAATCGCTGACATTGTTTTAGATAGCCAATAGGGGAGAACGATGTTAAGCCTCCGGGTATCTGCAGTGAGGATATGGAGTTTGCATTACCATGACTGCATGTGTAATACACTCTCAGGTCCTTAGGGGATAGCGTACTACCCTGCTGTCCCACTGAGACGGGGAAGGATCTCGGCTAGAAAGGCACCGCTGACAGGAGTAAGTGGGCATGACAGGAACAGCCAAGTCCATTAATCCTGCCTGTTACCCACGGAGCCCTGTTCTCAATCTTAAAGAAAAGGTAGAAAGGGGGAAATTGGGTTGGATTTCTTGGGAATGCTATTAAGTCTCTCCCAATTCTTTGTTATCCATAAGGATTAAAGCACCTTGAAGCCTTGCTTCCAGTATCGGGCCTTGGGGAATTAATTTCCCCCTTTGCATGGAAACTCTCTGTGGGAAGACTGACTACACAGAACGTGACTCGCACCCGCAGTGCAGCGCTGCGAATGTGCAGTTTGCTGTGTTAGATGCTCAGCTTGTCCAGCTAGGTGACCTCTAGGGTCATCTTACTTTCCTTTCCCACCACAGCCCCCTTTCCCTTCGGTCGCCAATGACTATATGGGCAGGTCAAGTTAGGGAGAGATACAAACAGCCAAGCAGAGAAGCAGTAATGGCAACAAATTAATTTAACTATCtaataaatatttgtgaaagcTATATATAACTGAAGCATACATTAGAAATTTATTTACAATAGCATGTCCTGGCCTTTTCCTTGCTAGCCctcaaatacttttcatttgGAAGTAGAGCATCTTTATAACACAGGAATTGTTCCTTAGAAATTAAGGTTTAGGGAACCATGTTTTACAAAAATTTTTGTCAGAAATCCAGAGACTGTGAATAAGATGAAGAGTTAAACCGAAGCTACTGGGAATGCAGTATTTTAAGAGCTATGCCAGGTCAGGAATGTCTCTAGTTTTcataaaatcagaagaaaactcaGAACCGGTAGAAATGTCTGTCTAGTCATTTTGGAACATGTTTGGCTCAAACATAGCTGTGTCGTGCTGCTGGCTGAGAGCAGCAGTCTGAAAGTAACTGAGAAGCAACTGTGAGAGGGAAGGCAACtctctgctttggttttgctttccaagcagagggatatgcaaaaaagatgtaaggaaaaaaaaaaggtatcttctTAGTTTAATTTGTGAACAAGGGATGATTTGGGGGTCAGAGCATCAGTCTGAAACTCAGAGTCAGTGTCACGCTCATACTTCTGCCCAAGCACCTCCTATGTGAACTTGGTAAATCATTTTTGCACACGATGTTCTg contains:
- the RIOX1 gene encoding ribosomal oxygenase 1, producing the protein MAAGGAEEQQRRRLGRLSALSVYRRAAGAGRLERRRRGTPLPAGSKRAKARPRRGGAGSGGPESEAPPPPIAAAPPSRVERTKAPACSPEAKRQGGPAASPGGPQPPGEGGGVVGLLRRLGRVEDSRQRAAELFRWLVAPVAPGEFLGRHWERAPLLVRRGDPGYYAGLFSTADFDAALRGGEVHFGTHLDVTSYAEGVRETHNPSGRALPAVVWDFYQNGCSLRLLSPQAFSPTVWHFLSILQEHFGSMAGANTYLTPPGTQGFAPHYDDIEAFVLQLEGKKHWRVYSPRTDAEVLPQFSSANLTQAELGEPMLETVLEAGDLLYFPRGFIHQGDCLPDAHSLHITVSSYQRNSWGDFLEKLLPAALQMALEEDVEYRRGLPMDYLGYMGVTNSDAVDARRTAFMGKVQSLIKKLVDYAPIDAAVDQRAKSFLHDCLPPVLTQSEKAQSMYGFPARWQDGGPCDVDILITKDTQVRLLRHGIIRLCNEEAGVMLYYTTENSRVYHKEEPKFLEIDPEYTDSIEFLLSSYPNHVSVDTLPCETLEDKISLATLLFEKGILTTKKPLVQV